In Cryptomeria japonica chromosome 10, Sugi_1.0, whole genome shotgun sequence, a genomic segment contains:
- the LOC131060817 gene encoding protein PLANT CADMIUM RESISTANCE 2, giving the protein MYAPKAEQELQASSTPLYPAPPQHIATGYPPPFQNPPQYVHPPPPHSYPQQHGPLRPTEWSSGLCGCSEDTSNCCLTCWCPCITFGQIAEIVDEGSPPCALSGGIYAALCFFTGCGCCYSCLYRNKMRAKYNLSESPCTDCLVHCFCDSCALCQEYRELKHRGYHPALGWRGQQQEMGTAMAAPGYPTMAR; this is encoded by the exons ATGTATGCCCCAAAGGCCGAGCAGGAGCTTCAGGCGTCCAGTACTCCCCTGTATCCGGCGCCTCCGCAGCATATAGCAACAGGGTATCCACCGCCATTCCAAAATCCCCCACAATATGTGCACCCACCGCCGCCTCATTCTTACCCTCAACAGCACGGCCCTCTTCGTCCCACAGAGTGGTCCTCTGGCCTTTGCGGCTGCTCCGAAGATACTTCCAACT GTTGCCTCACGTGCTGGTGCCCCTGCATCACTTTTGGGCAAATAGCAGAGATTGTGGATGAGGGTTCTCCAC CATGCGCTTTGAGCGGAGGGATCTACGCTGCACTGTGCTTTTTTACGGGGTGTGGGTGCTGCTATTCGTGCTTATACCGAAACAAGATGCGGGCCAAATATAACTTGTCGGAGAGCCCCTGCACAGATTGTCTGGTCCATTGTTTTTGCGATTCATGCGCACTGTGCCAGGAATATAGAGAACTCAAACACAGGGGATATCATCCTGCTCTTG GTTGGAGAGGTCAACAGCAGGAGATGGGTACCGCCATGGCAGCTCCTGGGTATCCAACCATGGCAAGATGA
- the LOC131060818 gene encoding cell number regulator 1 isoform X1 → MYAPKAEQELEASTTLYPQHIATGYPPPFQNPSQYVHPPPPPPPPHPYPLRPTEWSSGLCACCHDPSNCFLTCWCPCITFGQIAEIVDEGSPTCALSGGIYSCLYRNKMRAKYNLSGSPCTDCLVHFICDECALCQEYRELKHRGYHPALGKYISVTRIFQLVLALIFLFLALLQVGEVNSRRWVSPWQLLGIQPWQDDSPLMPFLFPQGIWEFQWVF, encoded by the exons ATGTATGCACCAAAGGCTGAGCAGGAACTTGAAGCGTCCACTACACTATATCCGCAGCACATAGCAACAGGGTATCCGCCGCCATTCCAAAATCCCTCACAATATGTGCACCCGCCGCCGCCGCCGCCGCCGCCTCATCCTTACCCTCTTCGTCCCACAGAGTGGTCATCTGGCCTTTGCGCTTGCTGCCATGATCCTTCCAACT GTTTCCTCACGTGCTGGTGCCCCTGCATCACTTTTGGGCAAATAGCGGAGATAGTGGATGAGGGTTCTCCAA CATGCGCTTTGAGCGGAGGGATCTATTCGTGCTTATACCGAAACAAGATGCGGGCCAAATATAACTTGTCGGGGAGCCCCTGCACAGATTGTCTTGTCCATTTTATTTGTGATGAATGCGCCCTGTGCCAGGAATATAGGGAACTCAAACACCGGGGATACCATCCTGCTCTTGGTAAATATATTTCTGTGACTAGAATCTTTCAACTGGTTTTGGCGTTAATTTTCCTTTTTCTCGCCTTGTTGCAGGTTGGAGAGGTCAACAGCAGGAGATGGGTATCGCCATGGCAGCTCCTGGGCATCCAACCATGGCAAGATGATTCCCCGCTCATGCCATTTCTATTTCCTCAAGGGATTTGGGAATTTCAATGGGTGTTTTGA
- the LOC131060818 gene encoding protein PLANT CADMIUM RESISTANCE 2 isoform X2 gives MYAPKAEQELEASTTLYPQHIATGYPPPFQNPSQYVHPPPPPPPPHPYPLRPTEWSSGLCACCHDPSNCFLTCWCPCITFGQIAEIVDEGSPTCALSGGIYSCLYRNKMRAKYNLSGSPCTDCLVHFICDECALCQEYRELKHRGYHPALGWRGQQQEMGIAMAAPGHPTMAR, from the exons ATGTATGCACCAAAGGCTGAGCAGGAACTTGAAGCGTCCACTACACTATATCCGCAGCACATAGCAACAGGGTATCCGCCGCCATTCCAAAATCCCTCACAATATGTGCACCCGCCGCCGCCGCCGCCGCCGCCTCATCCTTACCCTCTTCGTCCCACAGAGTGGTCATCTGGCCTTTGCGCTTGCTGCCATGATCCTTCCAACT GTTTCCTCACGTGCTGGTGCCCCTGCATCACTTTTGGGCAAATAGCGGAGATAGTGGATGAGGGTTCTCCAA CATGCGCTTTGAGCGGAGGGATCTATTCGTGCTTATACCGAAACAAGATGCGGGCCAAATATAACTTGTCGGGGAGCCCCTGCACAGATTGTCTTGTCCATTTTATTTGTGATGAATGCGCCCTGTGCCAGGAATATAGGGAACTCAAACACCGGGGATACCATCCTGCTCTTG GTTGGAGAGGTCAACAGCAGGAGATGGGTATCGCCATGGCAGCTCCTGGGCATCCAACCATGGCAAGATGA